One genomic region from Equus caballus isolate H_3958 breed thoroughbred chromosome 4, TB-T2T, whole genome shotgun sequence encodes:
- the TSPAN33 gene encoding tetraspanin-33 isoform X2, translating to MARRPAAPAAHGEEFSFVSPLVKYLLFFFNMLFWVISMVMVAVGVYARLMKHAAALAYLAVDPAIVLIVVGVLMFLLTFCGCIGSLRENICLLQTFSLCLTIVFLLQLAAGILGFIFSDKARGKVSEIISNAIVHYRDDLDLQNLIDFGQKKFSCCGGISYKDWSLNMYFNCSEDNPSRERCSVPYSCCLPTPNQAVINTMCGQGMQALEYLEASKVIYTNGCIDKLVNWIHSNLFLVGGVALGLAIPQLVGILLSQILVNQIRDQIKLQLYNQQHQADPWY from the exons ATGGCCCGGAGACCCGCGGCGCCGGCCGCGCACGGGGAGGAATTCTCCTTCGTCAGCCCGCTGGTTAAATACCTGCTCTTCTTCTTCAACATGCTCTTCTGG GTGATTTCCATGGTGATGGTGGCCGTGGGAGTCTACGCTCGGCTGATGAAGCATGCAG CAGCCTTAGCCTACCTGGCAGTGGACCCTGCCATCGTGCTGATCGTGGTGGGCGTCCTCATGTTCCTGCTGACCTTCTGCGGCTGTATTGGATCCCTCCGAGAGAACATCTGCCTCCTGCAGACG TTCTCGCTCTGCCTCACCATTGTGTTCCTGCTGCAGCTGGCTGCTGGGATCCTGGGCTTCATCTTCTCAGATAAG GCACGGGGGAAAGTGAGTGAGATCATCAGTAATGCCATTGTGCACTACCGAGATGACTTGGACCTGCAGAACCTCATTGATTTTGGGCAGAAGAAG TTCAGCTGCTGTGGAGGGATTTCCTACAAGGACTGGTCCCTGAACATGTACTTCAACTGTTCAGAAGACAACCCCAGCCGTGAGCGCTGCTCTGTGCCTTACTCCTGTTGCTTGCCTACCCCCAACCAG GCAGTGATCAACACCATGTGTGGCCAAGGTATGCAGGCCCTTGAATACTTGGAAGCTAGTAAAGTCATCTACACCAATGGCTGTATTGACAAATTGGTCAACTGGATACACAGCAACCTCTTCTTAGTCGGTGGTGTGGCACTGGGCCTAGCCATCCCCCAG CTGGTGGGAATCCTGCTCTCCCAGATCCTAGTGAATCAGATCCGCGATCAGATCAAGCTACAGCTCTACAACCAGCAGCACCAGGCTGACCCATGGTACTGA
- the TSPAN33 gene encoding tetraspanin-33 isoform X1: MARRPAAPAAHGEEFSFVSPLVKYLLFFFNMLFWVISMVMVAVGVYARLMKHAEAALAYLAVDPAIVLIVVGVLMFLLTFCGCIGSLRENICLLQTFSLCLTIVFLLQLAAGILGFIFSDKARGKVSEIISNAIVHYRDDLDLQNLIDFGQKKFSCCGGISYKDWSLNMYFNCSEDNPSRERCSVPYSCCLPTPNQAVINTMCGQGMQALEYLEASKVIYTNGCIDKLVNWIHSNLFLVGGVALGLAIPQLVGILLSQILVNQIRDQIKLQLYNQQHQADPWY; the protein is encoded by the exons ATGGCCCGGAGACCCGCGGCGCCGGCCGCGCACGGGGAGGAATTCTCCTTCGTCAGCCCGCTGGTTAAATACCTGCTCTTCTTCTTCAACATGCTCTTCTGG GTGATTTCCATGGTGATGGTGGCCGTGGGAGTCTACGCTCGGCTGATGAAGCATGCAG AAGCAGCCTTAGCCTACCTGGCAGTGGACCCTGCCATCGTGCTGATCGTGGTGGGCGTCCTCATGTTCCTGCTGACCTTCTGCGGCTGTATTGGATCCCTCCGAGAGAACATCTGCCTCCTGCAGACG TTCTCGCTCTGCCTCACCATTGTGTTCCTGCTGCAGCTGGCTGCTGGGATCCTGGGCTTCATCTTCTCAGATAAG GCACGGGGGAAAGTGAGTGAGATCATCAGTAATGCCATTGTGCACTACCGAGATGACTTGGACCTGCAGAACCTCATTGATTTTGGGCAGAAGAAG TTCAGCTGCTGTGGAGGGATTTCCTACAAGGACTGGTCCCTGAACATGTACTTCAACTGTTCAGAAGACAACCCCAGCCGTGAGCGCTGCTCTGTGCCTTACTCCTGTTGCTTGCCTACCCCCAACCAG GCAGTGATCAACACCATGTGTGGCCAAGGTATGCAGGCCCTTGAATACTTGGAAGCTAGTAAAGTCATCTACACCAATGGCTGTATTGACAAATTGGTCAACTGGATACACAGCAACCTCTTCTTAGTCGGTGGTGTGGCACTGGGCCTAGCCATCCCCCAG CTGGTGGGAATCCTGCTCTCCCAGATCCTAGTGAATCAGATCCGCGATCAGATCAAGCTACAGCTCTACAACCAGCAGCACCAGGCTGACCCATGGTACTGA